The following proteins are co-located in the Spirosoma montaniterrae genome:
- a CDS encoding xanthine dehydrogenase family protein molybdopterin-binding subunit, with translation MSAKPTPSNSRQPLARRDFLKAAGLTGAAFMLGFSKANAGIVHNLATGPVTFDVTPYVVIEKSGKITILNPIPEIGQGSYQSLPALVAEELGVTLDQVTIRQTGGEKAFGNQTAGGSYSVRGKYQELRKVGASAREMLRQAASQQWRVPLTECIAENATIVHKPTGRKMTYGELAEPAAKLPVPKDPPLTNPANFRILNKSMPRPDVPLKVSGRAQFGIDAKVPGMLYASVERCPALGGGLVKFDASKAKAIKGVRDVVKVERVMGKNRYDGVAVVADSYWAALQGRKALQIEWNTLGIDTFNSTDYENSLRVLAATDGVVGHNAGDFDKTFADSPTKLEALYETPIVSHSPMEPMNATARWNAPDKVEVWVSSQGPDLVKDELAKVLGIPEDNVTANILFSGGGFGRRLTQDFATEAALIAKAVGKPVKVIWTREDDTRLGPFRPMTFSAMRGALSTDGKVVAFQHKVISPSIDATMEEKYDRTKPDGTMLEGTGEQKYEIPNLNTRYVFADFPFPLTYWRAVTSTTLAFSHECFLDEMAHKAGQDPMTFRLAMLTKESDTKRVLTKLREVSNWDKPLPQGWGRGVAQYEFFAGLAGQVVEVSKRANGSVKIEKVYCVADMGTVVNPDNVRTQMEGAIAMALTAALKDGITFENGKAVQGNFDTNRMLRIDEMPTIEVHILAEGGPTIKGAGEPGLPPLAPALANAVFAATGKRIRRLPFDLEKLT, from the coding sequence ATGAGCGCGAAACCAACACCGTCCAACAGTCGCCAGCCGTTGGCCCGACGAGATTTCCTGAAAGCCGCCGGGCTAACTGGTGCCGCTTTTATGCTGGGCTTTTCAAAAGCCAACGCCGGTATAGTACATAACCTGGCCACCGGGCCAGTTACGTTTGACGTGACGCCCTATGTGGTGATCGAAAAGTCGGGTAAAATCACGATTCTGAACCCAATCCCTGAAATTGGGCAGGGGTCGTATCAGTCATTGCCCGCGCTGGTGGCCGAAGAACTGGGCGTGACGCTCGATCAGGTGACGATTCGGCAAACGGGGGGCGAAAAAGCCTTCGGGAACCAAACAGCGGGCGGCAGCTACTCGGTTCGGGGCAAATACCAGGAATTACGGAAAGTAGGCGCGTCGGCGCGGGAGATGCTTCGGCAGGCTGCAAGCCAGCAGTGGCGTGTGCCGCTAACCGAGTGCATCGCCGAAAATGCGACCATCGTGCATAAACCCACGGGCCGCAAAATGACCTACGGCGAACTGGCCGAGCCAGCCGCCAAATTACCGGTTCCGAAAGACCCGCCCCTTACTAACCCGGCCAACTTCCGCATCCTGAATAAGTCGATGCCCCGCCCCGACGTGCCGCTGAAAGTTTCGGGCCGGGCGCAGTTCGGTATCGACGCAAAGGTTCCGGGTATGCTCTACGCGTCGGTTGAGCGATGCCCCGCGCTGGGTGGCGGTTTGGTGAAATTCGACGCCAGCAAAGCGAAGGCTATAAAAGGCGTTCGCGACGTGGTGAAGGTGGAACGCGTGATGGGCAAAAACCGATACGACGGCGTAGCCGTCGTGGCCGATTCATATTGGGCCGCCTTGCAGGGGCGCAAAGCATTGCAAATCGAATGGAACACGCTGGGCATCGACACGTTCAATTCGACGGATTACGAAAACAGCCTGCGCGTACTGGCCGCTACCGACGGCGTGGTGGGTCATAACGCAGGCGACTTCGATAAAACCTTTGCCGATTCGCCCACAAAACTCGAAGCGCTCTACGAAACGCCCATCGTGAGCCACTCGCCAATGGAGCCGATGAACGCTACTGCCCGCTGGAATGCACCCGACAAGGTTGAAGTCTGGGTATCGTCGCAGGGGCCGGATTTGGTAAAAGACGAACTGGCAAAAGTGCTGGGCATTCCTGAAGACAATGTTACGGCCAATATTCTGTTTAGCGGGGGCGGCTTTGGTCGGCGGCTCACGCAGGATTTCGCGACCGAGGCTGCGCTTATTGCCAAAGCCGTAGGAAAACCCGTAAAAGTAATCTGGACGCGTGAAGATGATACCCGGCTGGGGCCATTCCGACCAATGACCTTCTCGGCCATGCGCGGGGCGTTATCGACTGATGGTAAAGTCGTTGCGTTTCAACACAAAGTCATTTCGCCCTCTATCGATGCAACGATGGAGGAAAAGTATGACCGAACCAAGCCCGACGGTACTATGCTGGAAGGCACGGGTGAGCAGAAGTACGAAATTCCGAACCTGAATACGCGCTACGTTTTCGCCGACTTTCCGTTCCCGCTCACCTACTGGCGGGCCGTAACAAGTACGACGCTGGCGTTTTCGCACGAATGTTTTCTCGATGAAATGGCCCACAAAGCCGGGCAGGACCCAATGACATTCCGGCTGGCAATGCTCACCAAAGAGTCGGACACGAAACGCGTGCTGACCAAACTCCGCGAGGTGTCAAACTGGGACAAGCCGCTGCCACAGGGCTGGGGCCGGGGTGTAGCGCAATATGAATTTTTCGCCGGGCTGGCCGGGCAGGTAGTCGAGGTATCGAAACGGGCCAACGGGTCGGTGAAGATTGAGAAGGTTTACTGCGTGGCCGACATGGGCACGGTCGTAAACCCCGACAATGTGCGGACGCAGATGGAAGGCGCAATTGCGATGGCTCTGACGGCGGCCCTTAAAGATGGTATCACGTTTGAGAATGGCAAAGCCGTACAGGGCAATTTCGATACGAACCGGATGTTGCGAATCGATGAGATGCCGACGATAGAGGTGCATATTCTGGCCGAAGGTGGACCCACTATCAAAGGTGCGGGCGAACCGGGTTTGCCGCCCCTCGCCCCTGCCCTCGCCAATGCCGTGTTTGCCGCCACAGGTAAGCGCATCCGACGACTGCCGTTCGATCTGGAAAAACTTACTTAA
- a CDS encoding (2Fe-2S)-binding protein, with the protein MATIKLTINNQPRTLDIDPDMPLLWAIRDVVGLTGTKFGCGIAQCGACTVHLDGQPTRSCSIPVSAVAGQKITTIEGIAKNADHPVQKAWIQHQVPQCGYCQSGQIMSAVALLKQNPKPTDADIDTAMQGNICRCGTYQRIRAAIHTASAEMTATTPKMPKSNPKLGKR; encoded by the coding sequence ATGGCAACCATAAAACTAACCATCAACAACCAGCCACGTACCCTCGACATTGACCCTGATATGCCGTTGCTCTGGGCCATCCGTGACGTGGTAGGGCTGACCGGCACCAAGTTTGGCTGCGGCATCGCCCAATGCGGAGCCTGTACGGTTCACCTCGACGGCCAGCCAACGCGTTCGTGCAGCATTCCTGTATCGGCGGTAGCCGGGCAGAAGATCACGACCATCGAAGGCATCGCTAAAAACGCCGACCACCCGGTTCAAAAAGCCTGGATACAGCATCAGGTGCCGCAATGCGGCTACTGCCAGTCGGGGCAGATTATGAGCGCGGTGGCGTTGCTGAAGCAAAATCCGAAACCAACCGATGCCGACATCGATACGGCTATGCAGGGCAACATTTGCCGGTGTGGTACCTACCAGCGCATTCGGGCCGCTATTCATACGGCATCAGCCGAGATGACCGCCACGACACCCAAAATGCCAAAATCGAACCCTAAACTTGGCAAACGATGA
- a CDS encoding helix-turn-helix domain-containing protein has product MNTDQIPYFATINHFLTAIQASHRTANDALFCLRVEDTFPHTVDVMPPFRKGFYFISFITDTGDTQIGYDDRQVSNLQTYLVFQSPGHLFSWHRDRTVRGYLIYFTKEAFQFFRPDFDDEFPFFNVLHTNFFNLQQDHFARFAPLLDEVFAAYRRWPLPTDPPIAALKLLAVLYECRAFVADLNRYEQRFSTPEQRTLKRFRELVGNFYLDKRTVEDYADLLNITPQYLSGLVKTATGQRPLHIISQKLVDEAKILLRYTANDISEVAYQLNFSDPANFGRFFKKHTQKTPLEYRRETALQN; this is encoded by the coding sequence ATGAACACCGACCAGATTCCTTATTTCGCAACAATCAACCACTTTCTGACGGCTATCCAGGCCAGTCATCGGACAGCCAACGACGCGCTGTTTTGCCTGCGTGTAGAAGATACGTTTCCGCATACGGTCGATGTAATGCCGCCGTTTAGAAAAGGATTTTATTTTATTTCATTCATTACCGACACCGGCGATACACAGATTGGCTACGACGATAGGCAGGTTAGCAACCTGCAAACGTATCTGGTTTTTCAATCGCCGGGGCATTTGTTTAGCTGGCACCGCGACCGCACTGTTCGGGGCTATCTGATTTACTTTACCAAAGAAGCGTTCCAGTTTTTCCGGCCTGACTTTGACGACGAGTTCCCGTTTTTCAACGTTCTGCACACAAATTTCTTTAATCTCCAGCAAGACCATTTCGCCCGTTTCGCCCCTCTGCTCGATGAGGTGTTTGCGGCTTATCGGCGTTGGCCCTTGCCTACCGATCCGCCTATCGCGGCTTTAAAACTGCTGGCCGTTTTGTATGAGTGTCGGGCATTTGTGGCCGACCTGAACCGCTACGAACAGCGGTTTAGCACACCCGAACAACGAACGCTGAAACGCTTTCGCGAACTGGTCGGCAATTTTTACCTTGACAAACGGACGGTTGAAGACTACGCCGATTTGCTCAATATAACGCCACAGTACTTATCAGGATTGGTTAAAACGGCGACTGGTCAACGTCCGTTGCATATTATTAGCCAGAAATTGGTCGATGAGGCCAAAATCCTTCTTCGGTACACCGCAAACGATATATCGGAAGTGGCCTACCAGCTAAACTTCAGTGACCCGGCCAACTTCGGGCGTTTTTTCAAAAAACATACGCAGAAAACTCCTCTCGAATACCGCCGGGAAACCGCACTGCAAAATTGA
- a CDS encoding NADPH-dependent F420 reductase: MTIAILCTGMVGQTFANTLVAKGHTIFMGTRHVADTLKKPGNPAMNLPPFADWVAAHPTVQLTSFAEAAAAADLLINVTAGTASVAALETISEQNLAGKILIDVANPLDFSKGMPPTLSIVNNDSLGETIQRQFPDLKVVKTLNTMNCFVMVNPALISGPHNVFVSGNDAAAKQMVSMFLTEQFGWTPASIIDLGDITTARGTEQLLPIWIRLWGALQTPMFNFAITRA, from the coding sequence ATGACAATCGCTATTTTATGTACGGGCATGGTCGGACAAACGTTCGCCAACACACTGGTTGCCAAAGGGCATACCATTTTTATGGGCACCCGCCACGTGGCCGACACGCTCAAAAAGCCGGGCAATCCGGCTATGAACCTGCCACCCTTCGCCGATTGGGTGGCCGCCCATCCAACTGTACAACTCACGTCTTTTGCCGAAGCTGCCGCAGCCGCCGACCTGCTCATTAACGTAACTGCCGGAACCGCGTCGGTTGCTGCGCTGGAGACGATCAGCGAACAGAATCTGGCCGGGAAAATACTTATCGACGTTGCCAACCCGCTCGATTTCTCGAAAGGAATGCCGCCAACCCTCAGTATCGTAAACAACGATTCGCTGGGCGAAACCATCCAACGCCAGTTTCCTGATCTGAAAGTGGTGAAAACGCTGAACACCATGAACTGTTTTGTGATGGTGAACCCGGCGTTGATTTCGGGGCCTCATAACGTGTTCGTAAGCGGCAACGACGCAGCCGCCAAACAAATGGTGAGCATGTTTCTGACCGAACAGTTTGGCTGGACACCCGCCAGTATCATCGACCTTGGCGACATCACAACGGCCCGTGGCACCGAACAACTGCTGCCTATCTGGATTCGGCTGTGGGGCGCGCTGCAAACGCCCATGTTCAATTTTGCCATCACGCGGGCATGA